The Desulfobaccales bacterium genome contains the following window.
TCAGCGGCCTCACCGCAGCCCTGGAGGCGGCGGAATCCGGGGGCCAGGTGATCATCGCCGAAAAGGCCCCCTATCTGGGGGGCCGGGTAGCTCAACTCCACCGCTACTTTCCCAAGCTCTGCCCTCCCACCTGCGGTCTGGAGATCAATTTCCGCCGGATCAAGGAGAATCCCAACATCTCCTTTTACACCATGGCGGAAGTGACCCAGGTCAGCGG
Protein-coding sequences here:
- a CDS encoding FAD-dependent oxidoreductase; this translates as MSTDNNKILVVGGGISGLTAALEAAESGGQVIIAEKAPYLGGRVAQLHRYFPKLCPPTCGLEINFRRIKENPNISFYTMAEVTQVSG